From the Vespa velutina chromosome 5, iVesVel2.1, whole genome shotgun sequence genome, the window aacataAATAAGGAAGAGGTGCAGTGATTGAAGATTTTGGAACGCGACTGGATAATACTTACGAGGGACGTAAATACAGTTCCGTTTATGAGGAAGAAACGGTCGATTACAGCGGTTCTGAACGACGTGAGGCGACGCTGCAACCGAAGATAGGCCGGCATCATTGCGGTAATATTTTGCAGCTCGCCTCCATACCCTCAGGTGGCACGCGCATACTGCCGTTCGTGATGTAACCGTTCGCATCTACCGTCACCGAAACACCCGGTGGATGATTGTGATAGCTAACGTTCCTTTGGCTAACCACAATGTTCTTCTCGGATATGCCATGATCGTTGCTACCATGAGCGGCCAGACAAGTCTCACTTCCACGATTGCTCGACGAAGATTCGATCGGATGGTCCACCCTTATGGGAATCGTGTAGTCGGACAGGTACTCGGTGCTCACCTCCACCGTCGCATATTCTCGTATCATCGGTGGTGCTGACTTCACAGGATAATCCATTGCCATGTGCTGCATCGAGGATGCCGATCTAATCTCGTTCGGATCATTACTACTCATCGTTGCCACGTGCCCGTTCGCCATCGCATAGAGATCTGGTTCACCACGTACTTTCGACGACAGCATTGCCTCAAGACATTGATAGAGCAGGACATAATCCTCCTAATATTAaacaggtttttttttttttttcttcttcttctttataacaatgataacattaaatgtaaaagaaatatgatttattattttcctttttaccttCGATCGGAATACACCCGGTCTCTTCATGTATAACAATTTTGCGAACATGTAAATGTCCGCGGATTGTTCGAACTCGAGTTGTTTGTTCAAAGTTGTTAGAAGTACGAATAGAGCTGCCTCGACGCCACCGTACCTGATACAAATGATTACGATAGTCGTTGCgattacgtatttatatatatatatatattttttttttttctttctttctttctattaaacgctcaataaaaatgtaatcacCTATCCATAACGACGATTGGACCATTTTGATAATCTCTATGAAAGTCTTGTATCACATTGACGAATATTTTGGGGTTATTATTGTGAGGCCACAAACCACCTTGATTCAATGGTCCTTGAACGATTCTTGCACTTAATTCATAATCGTCCTGTAAAGATCGGACGGCTACCTCCCGTAGAATGATTCCACTGACTGTTTCTTTAATACCACATAATCGTACTCGGAAAGTTTCTGATTCCAAATCCTTTCCTTCCGTTGGCCAAAACTCGGGATATTCCTgcatgaaaaaattttaattaatataaaggaacgatatctttgaaaaataattatgaatcatggttaattttatatacctcGTCGCATTGAGTCAACATTACGATCGTCTGAGCATTATGGTCCCACATCATTTGCCAAAACTCCATTATGGTATTCTCCATAGGATGTTGAGTTATAATAAACTCACGATTCCTTTGGAATCCTGTCAATGAATATTTCGTTAATACAAAGCTTCACGAacgaatatcaaaaatatgatagtaggatttaaaaaaaaaaaaggaaaaaaaaaaaaatagaaagaaattatcattACCTGAGAACCACGTTGCATTTATATAATCACTTCCGTCAACACCAGGTTTTGGTGTTAAATGTACACGAGCATTTTCAATTGGTATTATCTCCATATTACGATTTTTGTGAATGTTACATGATTTGGTCGCGGACACGAGATTGAAGTCCTTTGGTTTCCACGACGTCACGagctatattaaaaaaaagaaaaaaaaaaaaaaaagaaaaaagaaaaataagaaaagaaacgaagaaaatgaacaaCCGTTAggtttaatcaaaaaaaagaaaaaaaaaagaaaaaaaaactactaTGCAACgaacgaaatttattaataaacgtcgtgataattactttatattgAGAATCTAAGTTATTCCAGGCATCTGTCTTATTATTGGACGGGCATAGCATGTCTTGAATATGCTGCATCAAATTATTAGCTTCTATATTGGTCTCTCCACTTTCGATTGCCTCTTGCAAAGCATcatgaatgaaaatgtattGTTCCTCTGTCTGAACTAAAAAGTTTCTCTGCGTTCGAATATGTTTTAAAAATCCAAATACATTGATCTCGTTTTTGCTCTTGGCCTGCTTCAGCATGGCATCGATCACGATATAGGTCCCAGTACGTCCAACTCCGGcgctaatattattattattattattatatgaaaaaaaataatcattaataagtAAGAAAATGGGAGattattgtttctctttctttctttctttttttttttttgtttttgtttttatttcattacctGCAATGGACCACTATAGGGCCAGCTTCGGGTGGATTAGCATTGGAAGATTTACGAATAAAACTGAGAACAGGTAGAGGATGATCAGGAACACCATGATCAGGCCAACCGGTATAATGATACTGCCATATTGTACGTTCTCCCATATTGGtcccattcttcttcttcttaatctGCTTAAAATTCGAAAACGATTGTCTTATTAAGTATCGGCGTTCGCCATttcaaaagggaaaagaaagcaaagaagaaaaaaaaaacaaagaaaggaagaaaaagataattcttccttaacaattattataaacatatacctTGAGATGTCGAATTTGAAGAGTACGAATAGTATAAGTTGCCATAATGTCCTCCCTTACTAAAGTAACTTGAATGTAACCATAAGTTTCGGTGCCTTCTTTGGGCCAATACATATCACATTTTctctgtaaataataataataataataataataataataataataataataataataaaaaatggacgattttcattaaaaataatataccaaaatattattcgtttatacAATAAATCTTATTTAGAAAAAACTTACACGACCACGTTCGACAAGATTAGTGATCATCACTACAATCGATACGCGTTGTTCCCAGACCATACGCCAGAAACCATCGAAGGTCGGTGGTAAAGGTCCTTGAGTTCCAATGTAAGCTCGTGCACGTTGCCAACCATCGATGTAATTTGCGTTTACATAATCTTGTCCCTTTTTAGGTGGCCCTCCGCCGCACGATAACAATTGTACGCGCGTATGATCGTCTGCGAAacacattgaaatttattgcaTCTTATATtgcaagatttcttttttctttcattttttttccccccttttcttttttcttttctttcttcttctttttaaataaataaaacgtactacattatttcgtaataaatgTCATCGGAAACGAGCGTTATCATTTCGACGTAGTAAAAACGAAGTCGATATCGCGGAATGTGATGAATACATACAGGTAACTTTATCGTTCCACGAAAACAAGTGGACAGTGTCCGGCTTGGTGGTGGAGGATCTGTGACCTCGTTGTCGACAGACAGGTCACTCACATCAAAAGCAATGACGAGAGCTACTCGTTAATCCGATAACATTGTGAATGATCGAAGCGAATTTACAGTACTTGtgtcacatatatacacgtatatattgaAATGACTCACTAGAAATAAAACAACGAAACATCTGTCTTGActttaagaataaataaaaattatatcattcttataaagaaattatgtcGACAATTATACTTGATGTAATACGAATTCATGACTTCGACAAAAGatctg encodes:
- the LOC124949037 gene encoding tyrosine-protein phosphatase 99A isoform X4; translated protein: MENGGIREIVNFGQDFLLVLFLFLLLLLLLLFLLLFFLYHHHSFFNEGKMASGFQNDARYNNAATTTTILTLRILLAAGLLSYLLSHVLAQTEDPQTSLETTTSTGTTTTYEQTTTYVVPGSSSSPSTENKTDLYKVPTKPQNFTSRGITSTTIELSWSEPESANGVITGYRVYYLHSNYTDVQTLKIYDNSGPNVEFVLKDLDPYIVYDIWVKAYTLKYEGEPSGHIIRRTDIAGPSEPQILNLTCQSHDSVYIQWARPSIFWGSVDYYYINYRMETSQYYEEIELTAEKNHLESGMIVPNLTMNTVYEFIIRGATKSTINDRLIIQGESSAPRNVLVTHDCDKIPPLKRRSSKDLSASVIAGMVCACFAVMLAITAFVLWKPIFRKCFHTAYYYLDYPPRNVPTLQEWENSEQDGERTAVSVQQFVQHVAKLHADGDIGFSKEYEIIQSESGGYTVENSQFAENKAKNRYLNILAYDHTRVQLLSCGGGPPKKGQDYVNANYIDGWQRARAYIGTQGPLPPTFDGFWRMVWEQRVSIVVMITNLVERGRRKCDMYWPKEGTETYGYIQVTLVREDIMATYTIRTLQIRHLKQIKKKKNGTNMGERTIWQYHYTGWPDHGVPDHPLPVLSFIRKSSNANPPEAGPIVVHCSAGVGRTGTYIVIDAMLKQAKSKNEINVFGFLKHIRTQRNFLVQTEEQYIFIHDALQEAIESGETNIEANNLMQHIQDMLCPSNNKTDAWNNLDSQYKLVTSWKPKDFNLVSATKSCNIHKNRNMEIIPIENARVHLTPKPGVDGSDYINATWFSGFQRNREFIITQHPMENTIMEFWQMMWDHNAQTIVMLTQCDEEYPEFWPTEGKDLESETFRVRLCGIKETVSGIILREVAVRSLQDDYELSARIVQGPLNQGGLWPHNNNPKIFVNVIQDFHRDYQNGPIVVMDRYGGVEAALFVLLTTLNKQLEFEQSADIYMFAKLLYMKRPGVFRSKEDYVLLYQCLEAMLSSKVRGEPDLYAMANGHVATMSSNDPNEIRSASSMQHMAMDYPVKSAPPMIREYATVEVSTEYLSDYTIPIRVDHPIESSSSNRGSETCLAAHGSNDHGISEKNIVVSQRNVSYHNHPPGVSVTVDANGYITNGSMRVPPEGMEASCKILPQ
- the LOC124949037 gene encoding tyrosine-protein phosphatase 99A isoform X5, yielding MEEFPEGKPLITSAYNTSSTSIYLAWKPPSRDTIHGEFLGYRIGYRPRDKTNMEMKDIYIRDPAVDNHSIHNLEIYTQYLVSLQVFNPEGHGPATTVSVMTDEGVPTKPQNFTSRGITSTTIELSWSEPESANGVITGYRVYYLHSNYTDVQTLKIYDNSGPNVEFVLKDLDPYIVYDIWVKAYTLKYEGEPSGHIIRRTDIAGPSEPQILNLTCQSHDSVYIQWARPSIFWGSVDYYYINYRMETSQYYEEIELTAEKNHLESGMIVPNLTMNTVYEFIIRGATKSTINDRLIIQGESSAPRNVLVTHDCDKIPPLKRRSSKDLSASVIAGMVCACFAVMLAITAFVLWKPIFRKCFHTAYYYLDYPPRNVPTLQEWENSEQDGERTAVSVQQFVQHVAKLHADGDIGFSKEYEIIQSESGGYTVENSQFAENKAKNRYLNILAYDHTRVQLLSCGGGPPKKGQDYVNANYIDGWQRARAYIGTQGPLPPTFDGFWRMVWEQRVSIVVMITNLVERGRRKCDMYWPKEGTETYGYIQVTLVREDIMATYTIRTLQIRHLKQIKKKKNGTNMGERTIWQYHYTGWPDHGVPDHPLPVLSFIRKSSNANPPEAGPIVVHCSAGVGRTGTYIVIDAMLKQAKSKNEINVFGFLKHIRTQRNFLVQTEEQYIFIHDALQEAIESGETNIEANNLMQHIQDMLCPSNNKTDAWNNLDSQYKLVTSWKPKDFNLVSATKSCNIHKNRNMEIIPIENARVHLTPKPGVDGSDYINATWFSGFQRNREFIITQHPMENTIMEFWQMMWDHNAQTIVMLTQCDEEYPEFWPTEGKDLESETFRVRLCGIKETVSGIILREVAVRSLQDDYELSARIVQGPLNQGGLWPHNNNPKIFVNVIQDFHRDYQNGPIVVMDRYGGVEAALFVLLTTLNKQLEFEQSADIYMFAKLLYMKRPGVFRSKEDYVLLYQCLEAMLSSKVRGEPDLYAMANGHVATMSSNDPNEIRSASSMQHMAMDYPVKSAPPMIREYATVEVSTEYLSDYTIPIRVDHPIESSSSNRGSETCLAAHGSNDHGISEKNIVVSQRNVSYHNHPPGVSVTVDANGYITNGSMRVPPEGMEASCKILPQ